The DNA window CATCTCAACTGATGCTTCTCACCCATCTCGTCAGGATTTGTTATTCTAAGCTCTTATTAGCAAATGTCATCAGAACTTGAAAGCTATGCAAAGTTTTAGCACCTAGTAAACTCCATTGTTTCGCTCTCGAGTATTTGATGCCTGCAAGTCTATGTTTGGGTTCAAACCATAGCATTAAAAGTGTCCAATCTTCCAAGTTTCGTAATGACCAAGAAGTGCTAGCTACTCGAACGAATGGAATCTAAAAGAACGATCCAAGAACTTCCTCAAAGAAAGATAGAACAAAGAAATtcctttatatgaaaattatcaTCAGTCCATGGATCAGTAAAGTTTGAAGTACAAAGTACAGATCAAATAAAGACGTAAATTAGAGGCTAAGGATACAAGTTTCAAGGACCTTACAATTGGTCAGCGCTACATATTTTCAGCAAAAAAATTGAGGCTGCTTGCAAAGCAGATCGTACTCGGCATTAAGGCAAGGAATGCGAGACCAATGTGTCCATTTGCATGATGCATTAGAGTGCAGCACGGTTGGcagccaaataaaaaaaaggcttCGTTCGGGGTAATAGTCACAAAACATCCATTCTTGGATCCCTGATTAAGCTCACAAAGTTCTCTCTAACTGTGTGCCAATACAAATGAATATCAATCATTTACTAACATCAAGTGACACAAATATTACTTCTCAAGTCTCTAACATGATGCAACAGTTAACTACCTTCTAAAACacgaaaacaaaataaagctAAGCGTAATACGAACGTACATCAGGTTGGTAGGGAAGATAGCTGATCTTGGTCGTCCAACAGTCCATTTGATGTATCATGATTCCGAGAAGAATCTTTTCTACTGCGGTCTAAAGAAGTTGCTTCATGTATCCCTACATTGGCATTTGGTATTTAGTCAATCCAATTGAATAAATCGAAAACATAGGAAGAGTGGATAGAAAACAGATGGATCAAATGGCTTGAACAGGGGCAAATTTAATCCGTGTTCTTTATAGTGATTCGGgcaataacaacaaaatagaCGAAAACTTAAGCATACCAAACCCCAAAATTGAGCAGCAGATAACAAAGCCAACTAGAGAAAAATCCATCTTGTATACAATCTCCAGAAGAATGATGCTTCCACCAGCTACCACCAAATGtcttggagaagaaaaaaccatGTGCAATctacaaataaataagagtaTTGTCATTTTCAGAGTCCTCAAATGATCGAAACAGATGAATAGTCTGTAATCTAATGTAAAAATTCTACAAATTTTAGCTGGATGTCCGTGACAGTATAGTTGGCAGATAAAGACGGTACAGACACGGCCATTGAATAAAACACTATTGCCCATAACAGAAAATCCTATTTGTctcttttcaaatatatacATGTACACATGTGATATGAGCAAAGTTCCGTGGtgttcaatcttcatttctttccatGTAGAAGGATATACTTGAAAGATCGTAAGACACAACAACCAATTAACCACTCATCTCACAACCCATGCTCAATTAGTATTTAGCTAATTTCTTGTTTGGACTTGGGAGGTTATAATCCTTCGCTTCGGGGAAGAACGAAGCATGTAACTGTTAGGTGTTTACCATGCCTAGTAAAGAATGAAAGGGGGGAGAATGGAGGACAAATACTGAACATTTCCATCATTGGAATCCCCATTACttttgatttatattattacCTCTCTTCAGCAATGCTGTCAACGTAGAATATAAGAATAACACCGAATATTGTAGTGCTTATAAATGCCCAAGTGGAGAAAGGAAGCTCTCTGTCGTTGTCCGAAGTTGATCCCTGAAGTTAtgacaatgaagaaaaatcaaacataaatTCGAGAATTAGAGTATTCATGAAATATTGCTGAAACTTACAATTATCATGTCCCACATGGCCAtaggaaagagaaaacaagTCGCCGAAGCCATTGTTATAGAATGGAGTCGTCTTTTAAGTTGGTTCTGAGGCGTATTGTAAAGGTAATCTCACATCAGAATGGCCTTGGTAGTTTCGATATCAAAAAGAAGAATGCAAAGTAAACTGTATATTAGACAACACCTTAAGTGAAACACGCCGAGCAATGACCCTTCTCAATGTTGATAATATTCCAGCAAAGATAGGAATTGCCATTTCTTTCAAACCCAACACTTGTTCTGTCTGATTCTCAGCGTCGGAGCCATCTTTAGCAGGTAGTCTCAGGTTAAGTTAACAACAATTGTTGACGGGAAAATGACACACAAGTCGCAatgaatatatgaaaaaacaGTTCCAATTGAACTTTCAAAGGATATAGAAGGGAAAATGTGTGGCCATGGCCCACCCTTGTGATAATAAGTAGAAAGATACCAGCATCGCAACGAGACCGCCAACCTGATATGATATTTCAAGGAGAATCTGGTAATTTATCTATAACTGAAATAATCTCAAGTTTGAATTTAAACTGCAGGGCTAATTAGAAGAAGACTTCACATAAAGCACAACCTACCTACTGTAGATATGTGGATGACATAATAATAAAGAGCTAACAATATCTGAGCAGAAtcttagaaataaattatatattaaattgaagCCCTCATCTCTTTGGCTGCCTATAACAGCATCAAATGAATACAAAGACGCTGAAGAATACACATGTAGATTAAACCGAACCTTTTTCCAAACAAAGCCCCTCCGACCATACAAAACAGCAGAAAGCACTCCAAGGACAGCACCAGAATACTCCGCAAGTATAGCCctagatataaaataataataaataaatggatcTCGAGGAcagaaagcaagaaaaaatatatatggccAAGAAATAAAGCATCCATAAATATTCACATTCCATCCCTTTATAAATTCCTAAATCACTGCTACGTGAGCTCCAAATGACTCATGGTTCCAGGTAGAAGAATGCAGAGTGgtttgttcattttcttttcattaaaaaacaaaactttattGATAAAAGTATTGTGtatgaaaaaaaaggggaaaaaagggCAAGAAATTCTGCACCCTCataacataaaagaaaaaattacaagaaacaaCATCTTCTGCACAAACTAGCGAAAGAGACAGTCTACTGATACGACATTTCTAAAACAAAGTAAACTGAACCAATTGACTCTAGTTTAGTAAGTATCCTCTCAACTTTGCCAAATTAAACGTACAAAAAAGAACATCTCGTTTCTTCCCAATCACATcacctaaaaaaaacattaggaACTACACAGCACAATCGTTCTTTTAAGCCCTTTCACCAAATATTTGAACAAATAATGAAACACATGCCGTGAGGGAAGATCCAAGACATCAAATTCATATAGAAGTATGAACCAAAATCTTTTTCAAACCGatcaagaaataaattattcacaAGTTGGTAAATTACAACAGTTATTAGATCCAAAAATCAAAGACAGCATACTAAACAGCATTGGGTTTCCCAAAGAGCAACCGTTTCCTCCACAATATAGCCCTAGGATTTTAAGGTGAACTTTTCTTCGAGGGTCAGAATCAGAAAAGTATTTAATGTCCAATCTTTCCTATTCTATTAACAATTTGTAGTTCTAGCATTTCAATTCCTAATGACGctaaattttctataaaacATGACCACCTAATATGTAAATTGAAGCAAATTGTGCGCCTATGCATTATATGTGTATGAGCCAAAAAGAAGATCAAGTGGTATATTTATCACCCACCTCAGAGGTCCACAGGCTTTAATACCCTTTCCCCACAAGATAAAGTACAAAGCTGTTATGCCACCATTTATCACAGAAGGAACTACCTAAAACAGCAGGTTAGATCAAATAAACAACTGATGAAATAATATGAGGTTGTAACATTTGATTCTTAGAGCAAAACTTTCCTATTTCACCTGGGTATTTGGAaggggctttcccttccatgGCTTTTGCAAAGTCAAAAATATAATGGCTGCTGGGCCCaaacaacaaaagagaaaaagtacAACTGAAGCTCCAGCCTGAGAAAAATAGCGATACATCGAATAGATTGACCATATCCGAAAGAAATTTCCAAGCATGTGGATTATCTGCAACGGTGTATGCCTGCAAAGAAGGTCAACTCGCCAACATGAAATAGCAATCATACAATAAGATAAGAGATGGATACAACTTTATACTAGTAGGCATACATAAACCAACCCGTTTGTCTGATCTACACTAGCATAAAATAGCAGTCAATTGAATCAATAAAAccatttagaattattttgcCAAGAAATTGTTCACCAATGTTCGCCACAACATGAGCGTGTTGAACACAGGAAGAGGAAAATATGTATTAATCACTGATTTTCCCCATTAACTAAATTGAAGGATTCGCATGGTGATTTAGGCTGTGTAATCTTTTCACTTAAGCGATTCATCTCTTTCCCAATTCATTATAGCCACTTCCCACAAATAAATTGACATAAAACTTGAACTACATGTCATGTTTGTTACCATTCATGCTTCGTGGAGCTGGTGAGAAGATTAAGTAGAAAACTAAGGCATCCAAATTCAACCGGTAGTGTCCCAAACTACGGACTAATCCCAATTACGCCAGAGCAGAAATTTCCCATTTCAAACGTAGCGGAAACCGtaagattcaaaaaattaaatttcttctaTACCCCCAAGTTCGCTAAGGGAAGAACCAGAGAACTGGGACTACAATATGCAAATGGaacagaagaaagaaatcgGAAATTTATATAGAGAAAACCTGAAATGAGGAGAAGATCCTCGATCCTGAGACATTGATCCCGGTGACATCATTTCCCGAAGCTGACCGCCGATGAATCAACGCCGTCGACGGCTGAGGAATTAAAAGGAGGTCAATTGAGAAACAATAGAGTTCATTACATTTTGGCTCTGCAACTCCGTTTCGTGTCACCGTCCCACTcaactttcttcttctgcaaGTAGACCGACGATTCTCTCTCCCCCAATTTCAACTGTCGAGTTTTTTGGGCCGTCTTGAAGCCCAACAGTCGAATTGTTGGGTACGGTTAAAAAATAGTTGGGCCGTGTCAGCCCAACATCCAGAAATTGTTTAGTACGCCTAAAAAATAGTTGGGCCGTGCTGAAGCCCAACAGTCAGGAATTGTTTGGTACGGCTAACAAATAGTTGGGCCGTATTGAAGCCCAACAggaattgtttaaaaaatatagttggGCCGTGTTGAAGCCCAAAAGTCAGGAATtgttcataaaatatatagttgGGCCGTATTGAAGCCCAACAGTCGGgaattgttaataaaatatatagttgGGCCGTATTGAAGCCCAACAGTCGGgaattgttaataaaatatatagttgGGCCGTATTGAAGCCCAACAGTCAGgaattgtttataaaatatatagttgGGCCGTTTTGAAGCCCAACAGTCAGGAATTGTTTGGTagggttaaaaaataaaaagaaacaaaatacttTTCGATTTCCCGCCACCGCAAGATAATCTGTTGttcaacaatttcaaaagaCTTTTCATATTGCCATTCTCAGATCATGGAAGCAAATGGTTGGTACAGATTTGAGGATTCAGAGAGATTCCATAAGGCAAATGATACCGATAGCCCACTCTGCTCGGTCCTGATGTTGCATTGGTAAGCCCCACAAACCCCACCTCTGTATATGCACTGTCTTTGCTGACATGACCCAATGACTATTCCCCCACAGTTTCATTCTCTTTAATCGCCCATGGCCTCTGGATCTTTTTGCTAATCGTTTGTCTGTAGGACCGATTCGGTTAGACTAGACCCCCTTATAATTTCTgtctgttttcttttgtttttgttcaatttttttgtggGGTCTTCCATAATTTGTTTATCTGTTGTTCCCAGCTGGTGTTCGTTCTTTAAACACCACTTATTCTCCTCCTTACCTGAAGGAGAGAGCCATTCCATTTGGGTGTGTCATAAGAATGAGTTAAACTTTGTggaattttggattttagaGAAAGATGGTGTGAGATAAAAGTGGGTTTTAGAGAGTATCTGGAATTGGTCCACACACTTTGATTTGAACATCCTGTAGGAGACGTCCCTGATGAAGTCTGCAATGCCCGGTTGTTAGCAGACAGACCTGTTAATCATGTAAAAGCATTATGTTCTTATTTATTGTGGGCttgatttatttgattttccaAGGTTTTCTTCCATTGAAGGTTGAGAGGTAGGTGAAATCATTTGCTGGGTCAAGATGTGGCTTGCGTTTAAGCTAGCAATTTTTGGGTTTGGGACAGGCCAATCAATAGCCACTTATATGCAAATTACCCTCTTTACACACTCTAATTTTAGTCCATATACTGTATTTTGTGTGTTCTTATGTGGCCCCAGAATTGCAACTCTtgtttcatatattttctttatggatattttgttgtgtttgtgCCAGATTTGTGTATTGAGACAAATGAAAGTAACATAGAGTGAGCATTGTGGATCAAATTTGCCCAACACATCTGTCTATGAATCAGTTCTTTCTTTACTCATATCACTCTAAAAAGTAAAAGCTGTGGACATAATATCCTTTAAAAGTAGAGCTCCTTTGGCTCATATAAACTTTATGAAGTACACTGAATTCTATTGTGGATCATTGGGGAAGAGTAAATCTTAGTACTAAGTACAATATCTAAGAGAAATTCGGTTAAATGTATTGTTTGTATTGAAAATCATTCAATGTTTCaacatataataattattcaagAGCAAGACACATTAcaaatgtttatgatattgtCTGTATCAATACAATTCAACTGTTTTTGTCAATTGAGTCAACTGTAAATTGACTTAATTTACACCGGAGATACAGCTACTACACTGTATAATACACATGCATGATCTTATTTGGAAAACTTGAACCACACAATGATAATATCTAAGAAAATGGTGATCGTCACTTGGCTATACTAACAAGCCAAGTTGTACTTAATTTCTAGTTGTCTAGCTATAGCCTACTATTCAATGTACTtaagatctcacgtcggttggagaggggaacgaaacattgcttataagggtatggaaatctctccctaacagacgtattttcaaaccatgaggctaacggcgagatacgtaacgggccataacggacaatatctatgaGTGGTGGGCTTTGGcttttataaatggtatcagagccagacaccgggtggtgtgacagtgaggatgctaggcccccatggggggtagattgtgagatcccatatcggttggagaggggaacgaagaattgcttataagagtgtggaaacctctccctaacaaacgtgGCCATCACgatgatggtgatacgtaacggaccaaaacagataatatatgttagcggtgggcttgggctgttacatcaAATCTTCTGTATAGCTAATTGTTACATTACACGGTTACTTTTTATGTCTCATGATTAAATCCTGTTCTGCATATTTTGCTTCAGATTTTCAGAATATATCTGTTTCTTTCATTTGGCagtttaaggttttaaaaagccTAAGCTATTGGCTGAAGACATCAAATGACAGTACAATGTGAAAAGAGAATCACAGTCTAAAAAAGTAGACATGATTTGCAGACAGGATAACAAAATCACACCAGACATAGCCAATATTAGGTAATTGGTTGCCCTGTTTTGCTTTATGCAATTTACAGTAGGATGTAAAATTGATACATCACTCTCTGATAGATTTGTTTTCGACATTTTGTGGACTTGTGAGAAAACACTATCTTGTTTGCCTAGAGATATCAAATGCCCCATTTGCAGTCAAAAGGGCTTACTGAAGTGGAAGCAACTGTGCTCTCTTTATCATTTCCTCATCTATTTCTCTGTCGCCTGTTCCTCATGTGATCTTGTTCCCTGCAGGGTTATGCTTAAAGGTTAAACATCAGTACTTCAACATTAATATATGGTTTTACTGCCTGGGATTTTAGCTTTGACCAATCAAAATGGCTCAATTGATCCACCATATTCTTAGATATTTTCGTCAAGTCTGGACAAGAACTATTTTTTATCCTTCTCCTTTTTAAACCCATCCCACTCCTACCCTTATTCCCCTGGCCAATCAACACCGTTTTTATGTTGATCTATCAATATCACTGCACTTGGCATCCCTCCCTTCCCCTTTCCTgccttgtttcttttcttcttcagtcGGAATGGCAGATTCTCATTTAATTCTTGAACTCTTGAGAGAAGTTATCTAGAGGtaggttgtgagatccctcatCGGTTGAGggggagaacgaagcattctttataaggatgtgcaaaacctctctctagtagacgcgttttaaaaaccttgagaggaagcccgaaagagaaagtccaaataggacaatatttgttagcgatgggcttgaaAAATCTCTTGAGCAAGGAGAAGTAGACATGAAGACAAAAAGGTGAGGTGAGTGAAGAACTTGTGTGAACTGAAATAAATGTGTCTATAAGTTTCTTTCAGTTTTTTCATTCTCCTAGTCATAAAGGAAGTAGCttacttttcaaaatgaaaaaagaaaaaagcatcTTCCTCCCACCATTCCAGAAGAAGATTCCTAAACAAAATCAGTTAAAGTAGGCACTGATTTACCCAACGTTTCATTATTAGAAAGTAAAATGTCAAAAGTTAATAAACTTTTGGGAAATTGTGGGAGTACCTAAGCTTTTCTGATAGCTCCCGTGCCAAAATTTATGCCTAAAGAGGAACATGCAGCTGCAAGCTCCATTGAAAGAAACTGAATTCAAGAACAAAGTAAATATTTCAGTGCTATTAGAGTAAAACATTATTAATACTTACGAAAAGTTCACCATGTTCCTCACCTCAACCTGATTCTGTAGTGAATGAACATAATTGATTGTCTCATCCAACACCATTGCCATACCCATTGACTGCAAAATAATATGgagattttgtttgaaattgagGTTCCAACGTTTTGGTAAACAggacaagaaaaaagaattaccTTGTGACATCCTGGAATAAGGTTTTGCAAgcattttaatttgttgttgattttctctcttctcacctgaaatatgaagaacaagaaatcaatctctaaaaaaattgtgttttggaataaacattttataattcaGCAATATACCCTTTCTGCTAAACTGTGACTATCTGTAGCTTGACCTCGTTTTGCTCTAACATGAACTACTTCTGCAGGCTTTTCCTGTTCTTTCTCACAGttccttcttttccttcctccTCCCAAGTTCTgagtaaacaaagaaatgagaaaactAAAAGTTCAAAACAA is part of the Cucurbita pepo subsp. pepo cultivar mu-cu-16 chromosome LG03, ASM280686v2, whole genome shotgun sequence genome and encodes:
- the LOC111790809 gene encoding zinc transporter 5-like, which codes for MMSPGSMSQDRGSSPHFRHTPLQIIHMLGNFFRIWSIYSMYRYFSQAGASVVLFLFCCLGPAAIIFLTLQKPWKGKPLPNTQVVPSVINGGITALYFILWGKGIKACGPLRAILAEYSGAVLGVLSAVLYGRRGFVWKKVGGLVAMLVSFYLLSQGWAMATHFPFSAKDGSDAENQTEQVLGLKEMAIPIFAGILSTLRRVIARRVSLKNQLKRRLHSITMASATCFLFPMAMWDMIIGSTSDNDRELPFSTWAFISTTIFGVILIFYVDSIAEERLHMVFSSPRHLVVAGGSIILLEIVYKMDFSLVGFVICCSILGFGIHEATSLDRSRKDSSRNHDTSNGLLDDQDQLSSLPT
- the LOC111789730 gene encoding transcription factor BEE 3-like; the encoded protein is MSEFRQDLHQERGLNIEVLTQFSNMTESMLEGGLENLLGYHFQLPESTTPSSLSNFPCVTLLKCQNEFPITRTGLLVDNAQETMKRKAKQESESNSGALCAARPLKNLGGGRKRRNCEKEQEKPAEVVHVRAKRGQATDSHSLAERVRREKINNKLKCLQNLIPGCHKSMGMAMVLDETINYVHSLQNQVEFLSMELAAACSSLGINFGTGAIRKA